From Rhodovastum atsumiense, a single genomic window includes:
- a CDS encoding TetR/AcrR family transcriptional regulator, which produces MDRPPPPPETPSPKRQQIERAAEALFLAQGYGAVSMDQIARTAGVSKATLYAHFESKERLFASIVAERKRESAVEEALFPDEVSDLPAVLQAIGQRLLRFLLQPPTLAIYRVAIAESGRFPELGRALYEGGPQRFCQRFAAWLDMLATRGMVATADPLVAAHQFTALLRADVFLRASLAVPPLPDDAEIDTTVAAAVETWLRAFAPPAR; this is translated from the coding sequence ATGGATCGCCCCCCTCCGCCCCCCGAGACCCCTTCCCCCAAGCGCCAGCAGATCGAGCGGGCCGCCGAGGCGTTGTTCCTCGCCCAGGGCTACGGCGCGGTCAGCATGGACCAGATCGCCCGCACCGCCGGCGTTTCCAAGGCGACGCTGTACGCGCATTTCGAATCCAAGGAGCGCCTGTTCGCCAGCATCGTCGCCGAGCGGAAGCGCGAAAGCGCGGTGGAGGAAGCGCTTTTTCCCGACGAGGTCAGCGACCTGCCCGCGGTGCTGCAGGCGATCGGCCAGCGCCTGCTGCGCTTCCTGCTGCAGCCCCCGACCCTGGCGATCTACCGCGTCGCCATCGCCGAGAGCGGCCGCTTCCCCGAGCTTGGCCGGGCGCTGTACGAGGGCGGTCCGCAGCGCTTCTGCCAGCGCTTCGCCGCCTGGCTGGACATGCTGGCGACGCGCGGGATGGTGGCGACGGCGGATCCATTGGTGGCGGCCCACCAGTTCACCGCGCTGCTGCGGGCCGATGTGTTCCTGCGCGCGAGCCTCGCCGTGCCGCCGCTGCCCGACGATGCCGAGATCGACACAACCGTGGCGGCGGCGGTAGAGACCTGGCTGCGCGCCTTCGCCCCACCGGCGCGCTAG
- the glyA gene encoding serine hydroxymethyltransferase, translating to MTDAALQRFFNAPLAETDPELAAAIGRELHRQQDGIELIASENIVSRAVLEAQGSVLTNKYAEGYPGRRYYGGCVEVDVAEQLAIDRAKRLFGAEFANVQPHSGAQANQTVFLALVQPGDTILGMSLAAGGHLTHGAAPNLSGKWFRAIQYGVRREDGLIDYDEVERLARTEKPKLIIAGGSAYPRVIDFARFRRIADEVGAYFMVDMAHFAGLVAAGVHPSPLPHAHVVTTTTHKTLRGPRGGMVLTNDLELGKKINSALFPGLQGGPLMHVIAAKAAAFGEALTEEFRAYQRAVAANAKALAATLVDQGLAIVTGGTDTHLMLVDLRPKNVTGKAAEASLDRAHITANKNAIPFDPQKPAITSGLRLGTPAATTRGFGVAEFQEIGRCIGEVLDGLSKSNDGSNAAAEQAVGERILALCKRFPIYTR from the coding sequence ATGACCGACGCCGCGCTGCAGCGCTTCTTCAATGCCCCGCTCGCCGAAACCGATCCCGAACTTGCCGCCGCCATCGGCCGCGAGCTGCACCGCCAGCAGGACGGCATCGAGCTGATCGCCAGCGAGAACATCGTCTCCCGCGCCGTACTGGAAGCGCAGGGCTCCGTACTCACCAATAAGTACGCGGAAGGCTATCCGGGCCGGCGCTACTACGGCGGCTGCGTCGAGGTGGACGTCGCCGAGCAGCTCGCCATTGACCGCGCGAAACGCCTGTTCGGCGCCGAGTTCGCCAATGTGCAGCCGCATTCCGGCGCGCAGGCGAACCAGACGGTGTTCCTGGCCCTGGTGCAGCCCGGCGACACCATCCTGGGCATGAGCCTCGCCGCCGGCGGGCACCTGACCCATGGCGCCGCGCCGAACCTGTCGGGCAAGTGGTTCCGCGCCATCCAGTACGGCGTGCGCCGCGAGGACGGCCTGATCGACTATGACGAGGTCGAGCGCCTCGCCCGCACCGAGAAGCCGAAGCTGATCATCGCCGGCGGCTCCGCCTATCCGCGGGTGATCGACTTCGCCCGCTTCCGCCGCATTGCCGACGAGGTCGGTGCCTATTTCATGGTGGACATGGCGCATTTCGCCGGTCTGGTGGCCGCCGGGGTGCACCCGAGCCCGCTGCCGCATGCGCACGTGGTCACCACCACCACCCACAAGACCCTGCGCGGCCCGCGCGGCGGCATGGTGCTGACCAACGACCTGGAACTCGGCAAGAAGATCAATTCCGCCCTGTTCCCCGGCCTGCAGGGCGGCCCGCTGATGCACGTGATCGCCGCCAAGGCCGCCGCCTTCGGCGAGGCGCTGACCGAGGAATTCCGCGCCTACCAGCGCGCCGTCGCGGCCAATGCCAAGGCGCTGGCGGCGACTCTGGTGGACCAGGGGCTGGCCATCGTCACCGGCGGCACCGACACCCACCTGATGCTGGTCGACCTGCGGCCCAAGAACGTCACCGGCAAGGCGGCGGAGGCAAGCCTCGACCGCGCCCACATCACCGCCAACAAGAACGCCATCCCGTTCGATCCGCAGAAGCCGGCGATCACCTCCGGCCTGCGCCTCGGCACCCCCGCCGCCACCACCCGCGGCTTCGGCGTCGCCGAGTTCCAGGAAATCGGGCGCTGCATCGGCGAGGTGCTGGACGGGCTGTCGAAGTCCAATGACGGCAGCAACGCCGCGGCCGAGCAGGCGGTGGGAGAGCGGATCCTTGCACTCTGCAAGCGATTCCCGATCTACACCCGGTAA
- a CDS encoding HlyD family secretion protein, whose product MNAVSEKPAAVPDARSAAAVPSAVPSSSRLRRRLLRGGLMLAALVAAGLAGRWWLVEGRWIEATDNAYVQGDIAVLSSRIEGEVIAIPVTDNQAVRAGDPLVLLDPRDWAAKLDQARGTAAEAVAAVATTRRQVEQSRAAIAQSEALMAQATAERTRAAAEANRAAALVGPGWTSRQANDQAVADLRKAEAAQASARAQNAAATHALAVAEAQVTQAEARRVGAEAALRLAENNLSYTAIRAPFDGVVGNRAAQLGQHVAPGQLLIALAPPPARLFVVANFKETQLRAMRSGQVVRLVPDIDSAAAVTGRVDSLAPATGALFSLLPPENATGNFTKVVQRVPVKIVLAPGEAERVSWLRAGLSVTAEVDTRAGGTGPVGLIGVAAATLGVRRGD is encoded by the coding sequence ATGAACGCCGTCTCCGAGAAGCCTGCCGCCGTGCCGGATGCCCGCAGCGCGGCCGCTGTCCCGTCTGCCGTGCCGTCTTCCTCCCGGTTGCGTCGCCGCCTGTTGCGGGGTGGCCTGATGCTGGCCGCGCTGGTCGCGGCCGGGCTCGCCGGACGCTGGTGGCTGGTCGAGGGGCGCTGGATCGAGGCCACCGACAACGCCTATGTGCAGGGCGACATCGCGGTGCTGTCCTCGCGCATCGAGGGCGAGGTCATCGCCATCCCGGTGACCGACAACCAGGCGGTGCGGGCGGGGGATCCGCTGGTGCTGCTCGATCCCCGCGACTGGGCGGCGAAGCTGGACCAGGCGCGCGGGACGGCGGCCGAGGCGGTGGCGGCGGTCGCCACCACCCGCCGGCAGGTCGAGCAGAGCCGCGCGGCGATCGCCCAGTCCGAGGCGCTGATGGCCCAGGCCACCGCCGAGCGCACCCGTGCCGCCGCCGAGGCGAACCGCGCCGCCGCCCTGGTCGGGCCGGGATGGACATCCCGACAGGCCAACGACCAGGCGGTCGCCGACCTGCGCAAGGCCGAGGCGGCGCAGGCTTCGGCGCGGGCGCAGAATGCCGCCGCCACTCATGCGCTGGCGGTGGCCGAGGCGCAGGTGACGCAGGCGGAGGCGCGCCGGGTCGGCGCCGAGGCCGCCTTGCGGCTGGCCGAGAACAACCTGTCCTACACCGCGATCCGCGCGCCCTTCGATGGCGTGGTCGGCAATCGCGCGGCCCAGCTCGGCCAGCATGTCGCGCCCGGGCAATTGCTGATCGCCCTGGCGCCGCCGCCGGCGCGGCTGTTCGTGGTCGCCAATTTCAAGGAGACCCAGCTTCGCGCCATGCGGTCCGGGCAGGTGGTGCGGCTGGTGCCGGACATCGACAGCGCCGCCGCGGTCACCGGCCGGGTGGACAGCCTCGCCCCCGCGACCGGGGCGCTGTTCTCGCTGCTGCCGCCGGAGAACGCCACCGGCAATTTCACCAAGGTGGTGCAGCGCGTGCCGGTGAAGATCGTGCTGGCGCCGGGCGAGGCGGAGCGGGTGAGCTGGCTGCGCGCGGGGCTGTCGGTTACCGCCGAGGTGGACACGCGCGCCGGCGGCACCGGCCCGGTGGGGCTGATCGGGGTCGCCGCCGCGACGCTGGGGGTGCGGCGGGGCGACTGA
- a CDS encoding ketopantoate reductase family protein — protein MRILVLGAGGIGGYYGGRLAAAGGDVTFLVRPRRAEQLMKDGLVIRSPLGDAQVPVKTILREHVQPGWDAIIIACKSYDLEDAIEAVRPAAPGALIVPQLNGLRHLDTLDAAFGAEAVTGGVAQIAVTLDEGGAIRHLSGMQGFVIGARHPAQQQRVAALHAELERGGFGPRLSDVIMQDMWEKFAFLCTLAGICCLMRAGTNVIACTEDGAALTLELLDTCLAVATTAGFPPRERFLAATRRMLTDTSAPFAASMLRDLQRGGRVEADHIVGDMLARAKAAGLPATLLRAAYAHLQVYEAQRG, from the coding sequence TTGCGTATACTCGTGCTTGGGGCCGGCGGGATCGGCGGCTACTACGGCGGGCGGCTGGCGGCAGCGGGAGGGGATGTGACCTTCCTGGTCCGGCCGCGGCGGGCCGAGCAGTTGATGAAGGACGGGCTGGTCATCCGCAGCCCGCTCGGCGACGCCCAGGTGCCGGTGAAGACCATCCTGCGCGAACACGTCCAGCCCGGCTGGGATGCCATCATCATCGCCTGCAAGTCCTACGACCTTGAAGACGCGATCGAGGCGGTCCGGCCCGCCGCACCGGGGGCGCTGATCGTGCCGCAGCTCAACGGCCTGCGGCACCTCGACACGCTCGACGCCGCCTTCGGCGCCGAGGCCGTCACCGGCGGGGTGGCCCAGATCGCCGTCACCCTCGACGAGGGCGGTGCCATCCGCCATCTCAGCGGCATGCAGGGCTTCGTGATCGGCGCCCGCCACCCCGCCCAGCAACAGCGGGTCGCGGCGCTGCACGCCGAGCTCGAGCGCGGCGGCTTCGGGCCGCGGCTGTCGGACGTGATCATGCAGGACATGTGGGAGAAATTCGCCTTCCTGTGCACGCTCGCCGGCATCTGCTGCCTGATGCGCGCCGGCACCAACGTGATCGCCTGCACCGAGGACGGCGCCGCCCTCACGCTCGAATTGCTGGACACCTGCCTCGCCGTGGCCACCACCGCCGGCTTCCCGCCGCGCGAGCGTTTCCTGGCCGCGACGCGCCGGATGCTGACCGACACCTCGGCACCGTTCGCCGCCTCGATGCTGCGCGACCTGCAGCGCGGTGGGCGGGTGGAGGCCGACCATATCGTCGGCGACATGCTGGCGCGGGCGAAGGCGGCGGGACTGCCGGCGACGCTGCTGCGGGCCGCCTATGCGCATCTGCAGGTCTACGAGGCCCAGCGCGGCTGA
- a CDS encoding DMT family transporter, protein MAWLWLAIAIVFEVIATSALRATAGFTRLLPSLLVVLGYGGAFFFLSRTLDSIPVGIAYAVWSGAGIVLISVIAWAMFGQTLDRPALLGMGLIVAGVLTINLFSTSSAH, encoded by the coding sequence ATGGCCTGGCTCTGGCTTGCGATCGCGATCGTCTTCGAAGTCATCGCCACCTCCGCCCTGCGCGCGACCGCGGGGTTCACCCGGCTGCTGCCTTCGCTGCTGGTCGTCCTGGGCTATGGCGGCGCCTTCTTCTTCCTGTCCCGCACGCTGGACAGCATTCCCGTCGGCATCGCCTATGCCGTGTGGTCGGGCGCGGGCATCGTGCTGATCTCGGTGATCGCCTGGGCAATGTTCGGCCAGACGCTCGACCGCCCGGCGCTGCTCGGGATGGGGTTGATCGTCGCGGGCGTGCTGACGATCAACCTGTTCTCCACCTCGTCCGCGCACTGA
- the ribD gene encoding bifunctional diaminohydroxyphosphoribosylaminopyrimidine deaminase/5-amino-6-(5-phosphoribosylamino)uracil reductase RibD has translation MDDLSHMRAALALARRGLGAVWPNPAVGCVIVRDGRVVGRALTAPGGRPHAEPQALAMAGEAARGATAYVTLEPCCHHGRTPPCTDALIAAGIARVVIAARDCDPRVDGGGIARLRAAGIVVEEGLLAAEAEEINAGFFSRLRLGRPLVTLKLASTLDGRIATRTGESRWITGEPARRLVHGLRGRHDAVMVGVGTVLADDPDLTCRLPGYRPGNPVRVVADTHLRTRLTSRLVATAAHAPTWLLCCAGADSARRVALEEAGAAVLSVPAGSPGIDLAAGLRMLAGRGLTRVLVEGGAKLAAALLRADLVDRIVWFHAPAVMGGDGWPAAAAFGAGRLAEMPRFVRTSVTPVGEDMLTELKRAA, from the coding sequence ATGGATGATCTTTCACATATGCGGGCGGCCCTGGCGCTCGCGCGGCGGGGCCTGGGGGCCGTCTGGCCGAATCCGGCGGTTGGTTGCGTCATCGTACGTGACGGCCGGGTGGTCGGTCGCGCCCTGACCGCCCCGGGCGGGCGCCCGCATGCCGAGCCGCAGGCACTGGCCATGGCCGGCGAGGCCGCGCGCGGCGCCACCGCCTACGTGACGCTGGAACCCTGCTGCCATCACGGCCGCACCCCGCCCTGCACCGACGCCCTGATCGCCGCCGGCATCGCCCGGGTGGTGATCGCCGCGCGCGACTGCGACCCGCGGGTGGACGGTGGCGGCATCGCCCGGCTGCGCGCCGCCGGCATCGTGGTCGAGGAAGGGCTGCTGGCCGCCGAGGCCGAGGAGATCAATGCCGGCTTCTTCTCCCGCCTGCGCCTGGGCCGGCCGCTGGTCACGCTCAAGCTGGCCTCCACCCTCGACGGCCGCATCGCCACCCGCACCGGGGAAAGCCGCTGGATCACCGGCGAGCCGGCGCGCCGCCTGGTGCACGGGCTGCGCGGGCGGCACGACGCGGTGATGGTGGGGGTCGGCACGGTGCTGGCCGACGACCCGGACCTGACCTGCCGCCTGCCCGGCTACCGGCCGGGCAATCCGGTGCGCGTGGTGGCCGACACGCATCTGCGCACCCGCCTGACCTCACGGCTGGTGGCGACGGCGGCGCATGCCCCGACCTGGCTGCTGTGCTGCGCCGGCGCCGATTCCGCGCGGCGGGTCGCGCTGGAGGAAGCCGGGGCGGCGGTGCTGTCGGTGCCGGCCGGGTCACCGGGCATCGACCTGGCGGCCGGGTTGCGTATGCTGGCCGGGCGCGGGCTGACCCGCGTGCTGGTCGAGGGCGGCGCCAAGCTGGCCGCCGCCCTGCTGCGGGCCGATCTGGTGGACCGTATCGTCTGGTTCCATGCCCCCGCGGTCATGGGCGGCGACGGTTGGCCGGCCGCGGCCGCCTTCGGGGCCGGGCGGCTGGCCGAGATGCCGCGCTTCGTTCGTACCTCGGTCACCCCGGTGGGCGAGGACATGCTGACCGAATTGAAAAGGGCTGCCTGA
- a CDS encoding riboflavin synthase, with protein MFTGIVTGIGSVREITPIGAGADMRLVIAAPWADTAAIPTGASIACAGCCLTAIEVGPDWFAVNASAETLSRTTLGTWTVGTKMNLERPLRVGDELGGHIVAGHVDGVGEVLAVAPENGSHRWTFRVPEPLARFIAPKGSVAIDGVSLTVNEVQGATFGVNIIPHTAIATTFGVRRPGEAVNIEIDTVARYVARLQEWR; from the coding sequence ATGTTCACCGGGATCGTCACCGGCATCGGAAGCGTTCGCGAGATCACGCCGATCGGGGCTGGCGCCGACATGCGGCTGGTCATCGCCGCCCCATGGGCCGACACGGCCGCGATCCCGACCGGCGCCTCGATCGCCTGCGCGGGATGCTGCCTGACCGCGATCGAGGTCGGACCGGACTGGTTCGCGGTCAACGCCTCGGCCGAGACGCTGTCGCGGACCACGCTCGGCACCTGGACCGTGGGCACGAAGATGAACCTCGAACGCCCGTTGCGCGTCGGCGACGAACTCGGCGGGCACATCGTCGCCGGCCACGTGGACGGGGTGGGCGAGGTGCTGGCGGTGGCGCCGGAGAACGGCTCGCATCGCTGGACCTTCCGCGTGCCCGAGCCGCTGGCCCGCTTCATCGCCCCCAAGGGCAGCGTCGCCATCGACGGCGTGTCGCTGACCGTCAACGAGGTGCAGGGCGCCACCTTCGGCGTCAACATCATTCCCCATACCGCCATCGCCACGACCTTCGGCGTCCGCCGGCCCGGCGAGGCGGTGAACATCGAAATCGACACGGTGGCGCGCTACGTCGCCCGTTTGCAGGAGTGGCGATGA
- the nrdR gene encoding transcriptional regulator NrdR, with amino-acid sequence MHCPFCGHDDTQVKDSRPTDDGSAIRRRRFCTACSQRFTTIERVQLRELTVIKTDGRRVPFDRDKLARSVRIALRKRPVQEERIERIVNGIVRQLEASGDSDITSKQIGELVMETLKEVDPVAYVRFASVYRNFREAKDFETFLGELGAPT; translated from the coding sequence ATGCACTGCCCCTTCTGCGGCCACGACGACACCCAGGTGAAGGACAGCCGCCCGACCGATGACGGGTCGGCGATCCGCCGCCGCCGCTTCTGCACCGCCTGCAGCCAGCGCTTCACCACCATCGAGCGGGTGCAGTTGCGCGAGCTGACGGTGATCAAGACCGACGGGCGCCGCGTGCCGTTCGACCGCGACAAGCTCGCCCGCTCGGTGCGCATCGCGCTGCGCAAGCGCCCGGTGCAGGAGGAGCGGATCGAGCGGATCGTCAACGGCATCGTCCGCCAGCTGGAGGCATCCGGCGACAGCGACATCACCAGCAAGCAGATCGGTGAGCTGGTGATGGAGACGCTGAAGGAGGTCGATCCGGTTGCCTATGTCCGTTTCGCCTCGGTCTATCGTAATTTCCGGGAGGCCAAGGATTTCGAGACCTTCCTGGGGGAGCTGGGCGCGCCCACATAG
- a CDS encoding secondary thiamine-phosphate synthase enzyme YjbQ: MLQVVETLAVATHGRGFFEITAALRRFAGGRGIATGLLTIWCRHTSCSLLVQENADPDVRADLESFFARLAPDGRGRYVHDVEGPDDMPAHIRAALTQTQLSVPIVEGELVLGTWQGVYLWEHRTTPHQREVVLHLIGE; the protein is encoded by the coding sequence ATGCTTCAGGTCGTGGAAACCCTCGCCGTCGCCACGCACGGCCGCGGCTTCTTCGAGATCACCGCGGCGTTGCGCCGTTTTGCCGGCGGGCGCGGCATCGCCACCGGCTTGCTCACGATCTGGTGCCGGCACACCTCCTGCTCGCTGCTGGTGCAGGAGAATGCCGATCCCGACGTGCGCGCCGATCTCGAAAGCTTCTTCGCCCGTCTCGCCCCCGACGGGCGTGGACGCTACGTGCATGACGTTGAGGGGCCGGACGACATGCCGGCCCATATCCGCGCCGCCCTGACCCAGACCCAGCTTTCGGTTCCCATTGTCGAGGGGGAACTGGTGCTTGGCACGTGGCAGGGCGTCTATCTCTGGGAACATCGCACCACGCCGCACCAGCGCGAGGTGGTGTTGCATCTGATCGGCGAATAG
- the rpiB gene encoding ribose 5-phosphate isomerase B, whose protein sequence is MDTQTLPVIALGSDHAGFALKLVIANALRAAGHEVHDLGPDSPERVDYPDYAHAVCRVVQAGQARFGVLICGSGVGMSIAANRHSGIRCVLAAEPVTARLSRAHNDANVLALGARLTGEDMALEILRAFLGGSYEGGRHDQRLAKLAPA, encoded by the coding sequence ATGGACACACAAACCCTGCCCGTGATTGCGCTCGGCAGCGACCATGCCGGGTTCGCCCTCAAGCTGGTGATCGCCAACGCCCTGCGCGCGGCCGGCCACGAGGTGCACGACCTCGGCCCGGACAGCCCCGAGCGGGTCGACTACCCCGATTACGCCCATGCCGTCTGCCGCGTCGTGCAGGCCGGGCAGGCGCGGTTCGGGGTGCTGATCTGCGGCAGCGGGGTGGGGATGTCGATCGCCGCCAACCGCCATTCCGGGATACGCTGCGTGCTCGCCGCCGAACCGGTGACGGCGCGGCTGTCGCGTGCCCATAACGACGCCAACGTGCTCGCCCTCGGCGCCAGGCTGACCGGGGAGGACATGGCGCTGGAAATCCTGCGCGCCTTCCTCGGCGGCAGCTACGAGGGCGGCCGCCACGACCAACGCCTGGCCAAGCTCGCCCCGGCCTGA
- a CDS encoding threonine aldolase family protein, whose protein sequence is MLYAPLHPDPALPPVRINLYSDTQTRPTAAMKAAMVEAEVGDEQAGLDPTVNALCERMASLLGKEAAMFLPSGTMCNQIAIITHCRPGDEILAHGTSHILTSEGGGAAALAGAQITPLPGPGGQFDAAAVRAALRPRTRNAPPQALLEVEQTANAGGGTIWPLAVLNEVAAIAQEAGLATHMDGARLMNAVVATGIPAREMAAGYDSVWLDFTKGLGAPLGAVLAGSRDFIDAAWKWKQRMGGAMRQAGICAAACLYALDHHVDRLAEDHDNAKALARGLAQIPGLTVEAPETNLVFFDTRGTGLTAAELYARVRSHGVNFSISSTHRGRACTHLDVTRAQIDEALQVIRAALA, encoded by the coding sequence ATGCTGTACGCGCCCCTGCACCCCGATCCTGCCCTGCCGCCGGTTCGCATCAATCTTTATTCCGATACGCAGACCCGGCCGACCGCGGCCATGAAGGCGGCGATGGTGGAGGCGGAGGTCGGCGACGAGCAGGCCGGCCTCGATCCCACGGTGAACGCGCTGTGCGAGCGCATGGCGTCGTTGCTGGGCAAGGAAGCGGCGATGTTCCTGCCCAGCGGCACCATGTGCAACCAGATTGCCATCATCACGCATTGCCGGCCGGGCGACGAGATCCTCGCGCACGGAACCTCCCATATCCTCACCAGCGAAGGCGGCGGTGCGGCCGCGCTGGCGGGGGCGCAGATCACGCCGCTGCCCGGGCCGGGCGGGCAGTTCGACGCCGCCGCGGTGCGGGCGGCGCTGCGGCCGCGCACCCGCAACGCCCCGCCGCAGGCATTGCTGGAAGTCGAGCAGACCGCCAATGCCGGCGGCGGCACGATCTGGCCGCTCGCCGTGCTGAACGAGGTTGCCGCGATCGCGCAGGAAGCGGGGCTGGCCACCCACATGGACGGCGCGCGGCTGATGAACGCGGTGGTCGCCACCGGCATTCCGGCGCGGGAGATGGCGGCCGGCTACGACAGCGTCTGGCTCGACTTCACCAAGGGGCTCGGGGCCCCGCTCGGCGCCGTGCTGGCCGGCAGCCGCGACTTCATCGACGCGGCCTGGAAATGGAAGCAGCGCATGGGCGGGGCGATGCGCCAGGCCGGCATCTGCGCCGCCGCCTGCCTGTATGCGCTCGACCACCATGTCGACCGCCTGGCCGAGGACCATGACAACGCGAAGGCGCTGGCCCGTGGCCTCGCGCAGATTCCCGGCCTGACCGTCGAGGCGCCGGAGACCAATCTGGTGTTCTTCGACACCCGGGGTACCGGGCTGACCGCCGCGGAATTGTACGCGCGGGTGCGGTCGCACGGGGTGAACTTCTCGATCAGCAGCACCCATCGGGGCCGCGCCTGCACGCATCTGGACGTGACGCGCGCGCAGATCGACGAGGCCCTGCAGGTGATCCGCGCCGCGCTCGCCTGA
- a CDS encoding DHA2 family efflux MFS transporter permease subunit translates to MAPGMPHALTWRDNLGFMCMVVGMFMAILDIQIVSASIAEIQAGLSASPDEAAWVQTSYLIAEIVMIPLSGFLSRALSTRVFYVLSALGFTLASALCATATSLEAMIAFRALQGFLGGGMIPTVFATAFLMFPPARRAQMSVLIGLTATLAPTIGPTLGGWLTQAMSWHWLFLINLPVGLAVAAGVWALIDIDRPEPGLLRRFDYTGLALMAAFLGSLEYVLEEGERNDWFEDDAITGFSVVAAVAAVLFFHRMLTHREPLVQLRAFHDRNFAFGCLFSAVIGIGLYGAVYVVPLFLGRVRGYDSMQIGATVFVTGVAQFLTAPLAGRLVRVLDLRVMLAFGLATCGASFWWLAHLTNQSAFWELFGPQALRGFALMFLFVPTNALALGTLPPAALKNASGLYNLMRNLGGAVGIAMIGTLATTRTALHTLHLHEQVSWVRPVATQALAGLSQTFAHARDGAALQKLALLVRREALTLAYNDVLLVMALCFFLAVPLTLLLARPRPAS, encoded by the coding sequence ATGGCCCCGGGCATGCCGCATGCGCTGACCTGGCGCGACAATCTCGGCTTCATGTGCATGGTCGTCGGCATGTTCATGGCGATCCTGGACATCCAGATCGTCAGCGCCTCGATCGCCGAGATCCAGGCCGGGCTGTCGGCCAGCCCCGACGAGGCCGCCTGGGTGCAGACCAGCTACCTGATCGCCGAGATCGTGATGATCCCGCTGTCGGGGTTCCTCTCGCGGGCGCTGTCCACGCGGGTCTTCTACGTGCTCAGCGCGCTTGGCTTCACCCTGGCCTCGGCGCTGTGCGCCACCGCCACCTCGCTGGAGGCGATGATCGCCTTCCGCGCGCTGCAGGGTTTCCTCGGCGGTGGCATGATCCCCACGGTGTTCGCCACCGCCTTCCTGATGTTCCCGCCGGCACGGCGGGCGCAGATGTCGGTGCTGATCGGGCTGACGGCGACGCTGGCGCCGACCATCGGTCCCACGCTCGGCGGCTGGTTGACCCAGGCGATGTCCTGGCACTGGCTGTTCCTGATCAACCTGCCGGTCGGGCTGGCCGTCGCCGCCGGCGTCTGGGCCCTGATCGACATCGACCGCCCGGAGCCCGGCCTGCTGCGCCGCTTCGACTATACCGGCCTCGCGCTGATGGCGGCTTTCCTCGGCAGCCTCGAATACGTGCTGGAGGAAGGCGAGCGGAACGACTGGTTCGAGGACGACGCGATCACCGGCTTCAGCGTGGTCGCCGCGGTGGCGGCGGTGCTGTTCTTCCACCGCATGCTGACCCACCGCGAGCCGCTGGTGCAGTTGCGCGCCTTCCACGACCGCAATTTCGCCTTCGGCTGCCTGTTCTCGGCAGTGATCGGCATTGGCCTCTATGGAGCGGTCTATGTGGTGCCGCTGTTCCTGGGGCGGGTGCGCGGCTACGACAGCATGCAGATCGGCGCCACCGTCTTCGTCACCGGCGTTGCCCAGTTCCTGACCGCGCCGCTGGCCGGGCGGCTGGTGCGGGTGCTCGATTTGCGGGTGATGCTGGCCTTCGGGCTGGCGACCTGCGGCGCCTCCTTCTGGTGGCTGGCGCATCTGACCAACCAGTCGGCGTTCTGGGAATTGTTCGGGCCACAGGCGTTGCGCGGCTTCGCGCTGATGTTCCTGTTCGTGCCGACCAATGCGCTCGCGCTCGGCACGCTGCCGCCGGCCGCGCTCAAGAACGCGTCCGGGCTCTATAACCTGATGCGCAACCTTGGCGGGGCCGTCGGCATCGCCATGATCGGCACGCTGGCCACCACGCGCACGGCGCTGCACACGCTGCACCTGCATGAACAGGTGAGCTGGGTGCGGCCGGTGGCCACCCAGGCCCTGGCCGGACTGAGCCAGACCTTCGCCCATGCCCGGGACGGGGCGGCGCTGCAGAAGCTGGCCCTGCTGGTGCGACGGGAAGCGCTGACGCTTGCATACAATGATGTGTTGCTGGTGATGGCGCTTTGCTTCTTCCTGGCAGTGCCTCTCACGTTGCTGCTGGCACGGCCGCGTCCCGCAAGCTGA